The DNA region AAGATCGCCGAGCAGTTCGACGTGGTCTCCGGCAAGACCACGGCGATCACGGTGGACGTGGATCTGACCCAGTCCATCCACGGCAAGCTTGCGGCCGGCTTCACCTTCACGCCGGTGTTCGGGGCGACCGCGAGCCCGCCGCACTGATCCGAGGCACGGTCGTTTCCCCCTTTCCCTTTTCGCGACCTGGGGCCTCAGCGCCCCAGGACCATTTCCTTCAAGGCGATTGCTTGGTTGTGCGCTTCGTCGCGCGCACTGTAGACCAGGGTGACGTTCTCCTTCTTCGCGCGTTCGCCGAGCGCCCGGAGGTCCTCCCACTTGCTCCTTGCTTTGAGGTCCTCCCGGTACCGCAGGCGGAACTCGTCCCATTTGGCCGGGTCGTGGCCGAACCATTTCCGGAGCGCCTCGGTCGGGCCAAGATCCCTCCGCCATTCGTCCACACGGGCCTTCTCCTTGGTCATGCCGCGCGGCCACACCCGGTCCACGAGGATGCGGATCCCGTCCTCCTTCGCGGGCGGCTCGTAGACGCGCTTCACCTTGAGCATCGCCGCTCCCTCGGCGGAATGCACTCGGAACGGCGCGTTAAACCTTTGGCGGCGATTCAAGTTCGGTTCCTGCCATCGAGGGAGGCACGTCCGTTTGAAGATTGAGGTCTTTGACGCCCGGG from Thermoplasmata archaeon includes:
- a CDS encoding DUF488 family protein, translated to MLKVKRVYEPPAKEDGIRILVDRVWPRGMTKEKARVDEWRRDLGPTEALRKWFGHDPAKWDEFRLRYREDLKARSKWEDLRALGERAKKENVTLVYSARDEAHNQAIALKEMVLGR